Proteins from a single region of Dysosmobacter acutus:
- the dnaB gene encoding replicative DNA helicase, whose translation MAMEELLLRQMPHSLEGEQAVLGSMLIDSGCVKDVMEKLRPEDFYLRQNREIFETIYSMFIYSKPIDGITVAGEMQKNGTFDPDTTRDYLIQLMDITPTSANVMEYASIVRDKALLRSVATAASEITALVQEGTGEARETLEAAEQKIYAIRRGRSAQDMVSIATVLPGVLDHLSEMSEAGGQKLPGLSTGLSAVDAKISGLNKSDLVLLAARPGMGKTSMALNMALNVAKASGKTVAIFSLEMSREQLATRLLSSEALVENTRLITGSLRETDWVKIADAASALSQTDIRIDDNPLLTVADMNAKCRRLENLGLVVIDYLQLMTSAGNKGYSGENRQQAVSDISRMMKIMAKELDVPVLCLSQLSRANEKRDDKRPMLSDLRESGAIEQDADIVLFLFREDYYSEDSDKHNIAECIVAKNRHGETGKVELRWMPEYTTFGTLENRYEE comes from the coding sequence ATGGCAATGGAGGAGCTGCTGCTGCGGCAGATGCCCCACTCCCTGGAGGGGGAGCAGGCGGTCCTGGGCTCCATGCTCATCGATTCAGGCTGTGTGAAGGATGTGATGGAGAAGCTGCGGCCGGAGGATTTTTACCTGCGGCAGAACCGGGAGATCTTTGAGACCATCTACTCCATGTTCATCTACTCCAAGCCCATCGACGGCATCACCGTGGCGGGGGAGATGCAGAAAAACGGCACCTTTGACCCTGACACCACCCGGGATTACCTGATCCAGCTGATGGACATCACCCCCACCTCCGCCAACGTGATGGAGTATGCGTCCATTGTCCGGGACAAGGCCCTGCTGCGCTCCGTGGCCACCGCGGCCTCGGAGATCACCGCCCTGGTCCAGGAGGGAACCGGCGAGGCCCGGGAGACGCTGGAGGCGGCGGAGCAGAAAATCTATGCCATCCGCCGGGGCAGAAGCGCCCAGGACATGGTTTCCATTGCCACGGTGCTGCCCGGCGTGCTGGACCACCTCTCGGAGATGAGCGAGGCCGGAGGGCAGAAGCTGCCGGGCCTCTCCACAGGCCTGAGCGCCGTGGACGCCAAAATTTCGGGCCTCAACAAGTCCGATCTGGTGCTGCTGGCGGCCCGCCCTGGCATGGGCAAGACCTCCATGGCGCTGAATATGGCGCTGAACGTGGCCAAGGCCTCGGGCAAGACCGTGGCCATCTTCTCTCTTGAGATGTCCCGGGAGCAGCTGGCCACCCGGCTTTTATCCAGCGAGGCGCTGGTGGAGAACACCCGGCTCATCACCGGAAGCCTCCGGGAGACGGATTGGGTGAAGATCGCCGACGCCGCCTCCGCCCTGAGCCAGACCGACATCCGCATCGACGACAACCCCCTTTTGACGGTGGCGGATATGAACGCCAAGTGCCGCCGGCTGGAGAACCTGGGCCTTGTGGTCATCGACTATCTCCAGCTGATGACCTCGGCGGGCAACAAGGGCTATTCAGGAGAAAACCGCCAGCAGGCGGTCTCCGATATCTCCCGTATGATGAAGATTATGGCAAAGGAATTGGATGTGCCGGTTCTGTGCCTGTCCCAGCTCTCCCGCGCCAATGAGAAGCGGGACGACAAGCGGCCCATGCTCTCCGACCTGCGCGAGTCCGGCGCCATCGAACAGGACGCGGACATTGTGCTCTTTTTGTTCCGGGAGGACTACTACAGCGAAGACAGCGACAAACACAACATCGCCGAGTGCATTGTGGCGAAAAACCGCCACGGCGAAACCGGAAAGGTGGAGCTGCGGTGGATGCCGGAGTACACCACCTTCGGCACGCTTGAAAACCGGTATGAGGAGTAA
- the rplI gene encoding 50S ribosomal protein L9, translating to MKVILQQDVKGQGKKGQLVEVSEGYARNFLLPRKLAVPATADAINTMNLKEKAKKAEEARLKAQAEEIAEKLKECQVRVTAKAGNGGRLFGAVTTKEIAEALAQQYQLDVPKQKLALDEPIKSFGTFQVKAKLGYEVTGTVYVLVTEEK from the coding sequence ATGAAAGTGATTTTACAGCAGGATGTGAAGGGCCAGGGGAAGAAGGGACAGCTGGTGGAGGTGTCCGAGGGCTACGCCCGGAACTTCCTCCTGCCCCGGAAGTTGGCAGTGCCCGCCACGGCGGACGCTATCAACACCATGAATTTGAAGGAGAAGGCCAAAAAGGCCGAGGAGGCCCGCCTGAAGGCCCAGGCCGAGGAGATTGCCGAAAAGCTGAAGGAGTGCCAGGTGCGCGTCACCGCCAAGGCCGGCAACGGCGGACGGCTCTTCGGCGCCGTCACCACCAAGGAGATCGCCGAAGCCCTTGCCCAGCAGTATCAGCTGGATGTGCCCAAGCAGAAACTGGCCTTAGATGAGCCCATCAAGAGCTTCGGTACCTTCCAGGTGAAGGCCAAGTTGGGCTATGAGGTCACCGGAACCGTCTACGTGCTGGTGACGGAGGAGAAGTAA
- a CDS encoding DHH family phosphoesterase, which yields MSISPRGLPLDGNQGEKEMNKKISRLLEPNMKLYFFVLLAFSAAAVVVKPAVGVIQCAVTVVLYVYFRNTNQKRKQGILQYIDSLTGSVETASKSTLINSPLPMMVYRPDTGEVIWSNEGFLQLAGVREHLFEIKVADAVPNYSSRWLLEGKQECPERVEMNGRLFRVYGNLVRTGKGQGQGLLATTYWVDTTDADHIRDRYTATRPVVSIITIDNYEDLMKACPDATRSAVLAQIDEKINTWASAARGMLVKADRDQYLFLFEEQYYAQFAADRFSVLDAVREIKVGDSFQPTLSIGVGRDGDSMADLYKYASLSVEMALSRGGDQCAVRNKIDFEFYGGRSKSTEKRTKVKSRVMANALGELIADAKQIYIMGHVNADMDCLGAAAGLCSIARKRGKRAQIVMDVERNSARPLLARFQDLPEYEDVFVSGSEAFLKMQAGSLLIVVDTSRPERVEHQQLLESCNRVAVIDHHRRASSYIENAALNFHEPYASSASELVTELLQYLMEPTDLLRAESEALLAGIVLDTKNFTMRTGGRTFEAAAFLRRSGADTAEVQRLFQNDLSSMISRYAIIRQAELYRDDIAIASVEEDGVERVTAAQAADELLTLKGVQASFVLYQAGSDVSMSARSLGEINVQVIVEALGGGGNSTTAGGRIADTDVESVHQQLIDAIDQYFEK from the coding sequence ATGAGTATTTCGCCCCGGGGCCTGCCTCTGGACGGAAATCAGGGAGAAAAAGAGATGAACAAAAAGATTTCCCGGCTGCTGGAGCCGAACATGAAGCTCTATTTCTTTGTCCTGCTGGCGTTTTCCGCGGCGGCGGTGGTGGTCAAGCCTGCGGTGGGCGTGATCCAGTGCGCCGTCACCGTGGTGCTGTATGTGTATTTCCGCAACACCAATCAAAAGCGCAAGCAGGGGATTTTGCAGTACATCGACAGTTTGACCGGCAGCGTGGAGACCGCCAGCAAATCCACGCTGATCAACTCCCCGCTGCCCATGATGGTCTACCGGCCGGATACCGGCGAGGTGATCTGGAGCAACGAGGGCTTTTTGCAGCTGGCCGGCGTGCGGGAGCACCTCTTTGAGATCAAGGTGGCCGACGCCGTGCCAAACTACTCCTCCCGGTGGCTTCTGGAGGGGAAGCAGGAGTGCCCGGAGCGGGTGGAGATGAACGGACGGCTGTTCCGGGTCTACGGCAATCTGGTCCGCACCGGAAAGGGCCAGGGCCAGGGACTGCTGGCCACTACCTATTGGGTGGACACCACCGATGCCGACCACATCCGGGACCGGTATACGGCCACCCGCCCGGTGGTCTCCATCATCACCATCGACAACTATGAGGACCTGATGAAGGCCTGCCCCGACGCCACGCGCAGCGCGGTGCTGGCCCAGATCGACGAGAAGATCAACACCTGGGCCTCCGCCGCCCGCGGCATGCTGGTGAAGGCGGACCGGGACCAGTATCTCTTCCTCTTTGAAGAGCAGTACTATGCCCAGTTTGCCGCCGACCGGTTTTCCGTGCTGGACGCGGTGCGGGAGATCAAGGTGGGGGACAGCTTTCAGCCCACCCTTTCCATCGGCGTGGGCCGGGACGGCGACAGCATGGCGGACCTCTACAAATACGCCTCCCTCTCCGTGGAGATGGCCCTCAGCCGGGGCGGCGACCAGTGCGCCGTGCGCAACAAGATCGACTTTGAGTTCTATGGAGGCCGCTCCAAGAGCACGGAAAAGAGGACCAAGGTCAAATCCCGGGTCATGGCCAATGCCCTTGGCGAGCTGATCGCCGACGCCAAGCAGATATACATCATGGGCCACGTCAACGCCGACATGGACTGCCTGGGCGCGGCGGCCGGACTTTGCAGCATTGCCCGCAAACGGGGCAAGCGGGCCCAGATCGTTATGGATGTGGAGCGCAACTCCGCCCGGCCCCTGTTGGCCCGCTTTCAGGACCTGCCGGAATATGAGGACGTCTTTGTCTCCGGCAGCGAGGCCTTTTTGAAGATGCAGGCGGGCTCGCTGCTGATTGTGGTGGACACCAGCCGCCCCGAGCGGGTGGAGCACCAGCAGCTGCTGGAATCCTGCAACCGGGTGGCGGTGATCGACCACCACCGCCGGGCCTCCAGCTACATCGAAAACGCGGCCCTCAACTTCCACGAGCCCTACGCCTCCTCCGCCTCGGAGCTGGTGACGGAGCTGCTGCAATACCTGATGGAGCCCACGGACCTTCTGCGGGCGGAGTCCGAGGCGCTGCTGGCCGGCATTGTGTTAGATACCAAAAACTTCACCATGCGCACCGGAGGGCGCACCTTTGAGGCCGCGGCCTTCCTGCGCCGCTCCGGCGCGGACACCGCCGAGGTGCAGCGCCTCTTCCAAAACGACCTCTCGTCCATGATCTCCCGCTACGCCATCATCCGCCAGGCGGAGCTCTACCGGGACGACATCGCCATCGCATCGGTGGAGGAGGATGGGGTGGAGCGGGTCACCGCGGCCCAGGCCGCCGACGAGCTGCTGACCCTCAAGGGGGTGCAGGCATCCTTTGTTCTCTATCAGGCCGGCAGCGACGTGTCCATGTCCGCCCGTTCCCTTGGTGAAATCAACGTGCAGGTGATTGTGGAGGCTTTGGGCGGCGGAGGAAACTCCACCACCGCCGGCGGCCGGATTGCCGACACGGATGTGGAGAGCGTGCATCAGCAGCTGATAGACGCCATTGACCAGTATTTCGAAAAATAA
- a CDS encoding response regulator: MNKPQILVVEDDMAVGNLIATTLETQNYQYHRARNGAGAVMDALSYRPDVVLLDLGLPDMDGVEIIRKIRAWSNMPIIVVSARSEDADKVSALDAGADDYLTKPFSVEELLARLRVALRRVRYDSEKISEEAAAYENGELKIDYAAGCVYRGGAEIHLTPIEYKLLCLLAKNTGKVLTHNYILGKVWGSASASDTPSLRVFMATLRKKLEADPSHPQYIQTHIGVGYRMLRQKPAGGRDGGE; encoded by the coding sequence ATGAATAAACCGCAGATTTTGGTTGTGGAGGACGACATGGCCGTGGGCAACCTGATCGCAACCACTCTGGAGACCCAGAATTACCAGTACCACCGCGCCAGAAACGGAGCGGGCGCGGTGATGGACGCCCTCTCCTACCGGCCGGACGTGGTGCTGCTGGACCTGGGCCTTCCGGATATGGACGGCGTGGAGATCATCCGGAAGATCCGGGCCTGGAGCAATATGCCCATCATCGTGGTGTCCGCCCGCAGCGAGGACGCCGACAAGGTGTCCGCCCTGGACGCGGGTGCCGACGACTACCTGACCAAGCCTTTTTCCGTGGAGGAGCTGCTGGCGCGGCTGCGGGTGGCCCTGCGCCGGGTGCGCTACGACAGTGAGAAGATCAGCGAAGAAGCGGCCGCCTATGAAAACGGGGAGCTGAAGATCGACTATGCCGCCGGATGCGTCTACCGCGGCGGAGCGGAGATCCACCTGACGCCCATTGAGTATAAGCTCCTGTGCCTGCTGGCCAAGAACACCGGAAAAGTGCTGACCCACAACTACATCTTGGGCAAGGTATGGGGAAGCGCCTCCGCGTCCGATACCCCTTCGCTGCGGGTATTCATGGCCACGCTCCGTAAAAAGCTGGAGGCGGACCCCAGCCATCCCCAGTATATCCAGACCCACATCGGAGTGGGGTATCGGATGCTCCGTCAAAAGCCGGCGGGCGGCCGGGACGGGGGCGAATGA
- a CDS encoding sensor histidine kinase: protein MEQRGPEIQAPAWEDWRLEGRGPGKLKIFFGYAAGVGKTYAMLEAAHRARDGGVDVVAGYIEPHTRPETMALLDGLELLKAREITYRGIRLREFDLDGALRRRPQLILVDELAHTNAEGCRHVKRYQDVQELLRAGINVYTTVNVQHLESLNDVVASITGVTVAERIPDHVFDSASQVEVVDLEPADLLERLRSGRVYGKRQASSAMAHFFTEKNLAALREIALRRSADRLEKTPVSEGGRVKAGEHIMICLSGAPTNAKVIRTAARMAEAFHGAFTALYVETPALAAQSEAESGQLRANLRLAEELGARITTAYGDDPAVQIAEYARISGASKIVLGRSPQRKNPFFPGKSLMDRLGELAPDLDIHIIPDQPRQMRRRPPNPHRERFSLKDALRTLGILAVCTAVGYLFKGLEFTSANIIMVYILGVLVVSMVTTGRSYSLSASVLAVLIFNFFFTHPYFTLMSDPSYIATFGVMLTVALLSSSLTTRIKRQAILSARKAYRTEVLLETSQKLQKAEDAEAILAVSAAQLGKLLERDLVLYPVEDGRKLLKARAFPISGDSDLSGCLTGAERAVAQWVMQNNKHAGATTNTLPSAKCLYMAVRGSGRALAVVGIAIGAGEKLDTFEKNLMVAILDECGLALEKEEMTRAKQKIEESARQEALRANLLRAISHDLRTPLTSISGSAGILMERSSILDQDKRRELYCSIYDDAMWLINLVENLLSITRMEDGTVRLNMQPELLDEVFQEALAHLDRSADKHHISVELEDDLLMGDLDARLIVQVVINIVNNAVKYTPEGSCIVLSARRAGQDIEVRIADDGPGIPDEAKGRLFDMFYTADNARGDGRRGLGLGLSLCKSIIAAHGGAISVTDNQPHGAVFGFTLHASEVNAHE, encoded by the coding sequence ATGGAGCAGAGAGGACCGGAGATTCAGGCCCCGGCCTGGGAGGATTGGCGGCTGGAGGGGCGCGGACCCGGAAAGCTGAAGATCTTTTTCGGCTATGCGGCCGGCGTGGGCAAGACTTACGCCATGCTGGAGGCGGCACACCGGGCCAGGGATGGGGGCGTGGATGTGGTGGCCGGGTACATCGAGCCCCACACGCGCCCGGAGACCATGGCTTTGCTGGACGGGCTGGAACTGCTTAAGGCAAGGGAAATTACCTACAGAGGCATCCGTCTGCGGGAGTTCGACCTGGACGGCGCTCTGCGGCGGCGGCCTCAGCTGATCCTGGTGGATGAGCTGGCCCACACCAACGCGGAGGGGTGCCGCCACGTCAAGCGGTACCAGGATGTGCAGGAGCTGCTGCGCGCCGGGATCAACGTCTACACCACCGTCAACGTGCAGCACCTTGAGAGCCTGAACGACGTGGTGGCCTCCATCACAGGCGTCACGGTGGCCGAGCGGATTCCGGACCACGTTTTTGACTCCGCCAGCCAGGTGGAAGTGGTGGATCTGGAGCCCGCCGATCTGCTGGAGCGGCTGCGCTCCGGGAGGGTTTACGGGAAACGCCAGGCCAGCAGCGCCATGGCCCATTTCTTTACGGAGAAAAACCTGGCGGCCCTGCGGGAGATCGCCCTGCGCCGCAGCGCCGACCGGCTGGAGAAGACCCCTGTTTCGGAGGGCGGGCGGGTCAAGGCCGGGGAGCACATCATGATCTGCCTTTCCGGCGCGCCCACCAACGCCAAGGTTATCCGCACCGCCGCCCGCATGGCGGAGGCATTTCACGGGGCGTTTACCGCGCTGTATGTGGAGACGCCGGCCCTTGCCGCGCAGAGCGAGGCGGAGAGCGGACAACTCCGGGCCAACCTGAGGCTGGCGGAGGAGCTGGGCGCCCGGATCACCACCGCCTACGGGGACGATCCGGCGGTGCAGATCGCGGAGTACGCCAGAATCAGCGGGGCCTCCAAAATTGTCCTGGGCCGGAGTCCTCAAAGGAAGAATCCCTTCTTTCCCGGCAAAAGCCTGATGGACCGGCTGGGAGAGCTGGCCCCGGACCTGGACATCCATATCATCCCGGACCAGCCCCGGCAGATGAGGCGGCGTCCCCCCAATCCCCACCGGGAGCGCTTTTCCCTGAAGGATGCGCTGAGGACGCTGGGCATTCTGGCCGTGTGCACCGCGGTGGGATACCTTTTCAAGGGGCTGGAGTTCACCTCAGCCAACATCATCATGGTGTATATCCTTGGGGTGCTGGTGGTTTCCATGGTCACCACAGGACGCAGCTACAGCCTGAGCGCCTCGGTTTTGGCGGTTTTGATTTTCAACTTCTTTTTCACCCATCCCTACTTTACGCTGATGAGCGACCCAAGCTATATTGCCACCTTTGGCGTCATGCTGACGGTGGCGCTCCTGAGCAGCTCTCTGACCACCCGGATCAAACGGCAGGCCATTTTGAGCGCCCGCAAGGCCTACCGCACGGAGGTGCTCCTTGAGACCAGCCAAAAGCTTCAGAAGGCGGAGGACGCCGAGGCCATTCTGGCGGTGAGCGCGGCGCAGCTGGGCAAGCTCCTGGAGCGGGATCTGGTTTTGTACCCGGTGGAGGACGGCAGAAAGCTGCTGAAGGCCAGGGCCTTCCCGATCTCCGGGGACAGCGACCTGAGCGGCTGCCTCACCGGCGCGGAGCGGGCCGTGGCCCAGTGGGTCATGCAGAACAACAAGCACGCCGGCGCCACCACCAATACGCTGCCCAGTGCAAAATGCCTCTACATGGCCGTGCGCGGCTCCGGACGGGCCCTGGCCGTGGTGGGGATTGCCATCGGGGCGGGGGAAAAGCTGGACACGTTTGAAAAAAACCTGATGGTGGCCATCCTGGATGAATGCGGCCTGGCGCTGGAAAAGGAGGAGATGACCCGGGCAAAGCAGAAGATCGAGGAGAGCGCCCGGCAGGAGGCGCTGCGGGCCAATCTGCTGCGGGCCATTTCCCACGACCTGCGCACTCCGCTGACAAGCATCTCCGGCAGCGCCGGAATTCTGATGGAGCGCAGCAGCATCCTGGACCAGGACAAGCGCAGGGAGCTGTACTGCTCCATCTATGACGACGCCATGTGGCTCATCAACCTGGTGGAGAACCTGCTGTCCATCACCCGCATGGAGGACGGCACCGTCCGGCTGAACATGCAGCCGGAGTTGTTGGACGAGGTGTTTCAGGAGGCCCTGGCCCACCTGGACCGCAGCGCGGACAAACACCATATCTCCGTGGAACTTGAGGACGACCTGCTGATGGGCGACCTGGATGCCCGGCTCATTGTGCAGGTGGTCATCAACATCGTCAACAACGCCGTCAAATATACGCCGGAGGGGTCCTGCATCGTGCTGAGCGCCAGACGGGCCGGGCAGGATATTGAGGTCCGGATCGCGGACGACGGGCCGGGCATCCCCGACGAGGCCAAAGGACGGCTTTTTGACATGTTCTACACGGCGGACAACGCCCGGGGAGACGGCAGACGGGGCCTGGGCCTGGGGCTCTCCCTCTGCAAATCCATCATCGCCGCCCACGGGGGCGCCATCTCAGTGACCGACAACCAGCCCCACGGGGCGGTATTTGGCTTTACACTGCATGCATCGGAGGTGAATGCGCATGAATAA
- a CDS encoding TrkH family potassium uptake protein translates to MPFWKNDRVTPAQIIILGFFTLILAGTALLMLPFAVSGGERASFLDALFTATSATCVTGLVLHDTALYWSSFGQAVILLLIQIGGMGVVTMAVAISIFTGKKIGLRQRWIMQESISAPQVGGIVRQTRFILKTAFLIEAAGAVLLSLRFCPEFGFFKGLWYGLFHSVSAFCNAGFDLMGAGGSAFSSLTGYTGDFLVSCTVAALIVLGGLGFLTWHDFREHGPRLRSYRLQSRLILTTTFALITGGFLYLFLFEFRQPQWQDLSLGQRAAASLFQSVTPRTAGFNTVDLGRLSQPGQLMMILLMLIGGSPGSTAGGFKTTTLAVLLLSSYAVFRRRGSAQCFGRRIPDETLRSAAAILLLYLLLFLTGGVLISIIDGVPLMAALFETASAIGTVGLSLGITPGLSSPSRLILIILMYFGRVGGLTMIYAVTSGTPVPMTQFPQERVTVG, encoded by the coding sequence ATGCCGTTTTGGAAAAATGACCGCGTCACGCCGGCCCAGATCATCATCCTTGGCTTTTTTACCCTGATTCTTGCGGGCACGGCGCTGCTGATGCTGCCCTTTGCCGTCAGCGGAGGGGAGAGAGCCTCCTTCCTGGACGCTCTGTTCACCGCCACGTCGGCCACCTGCGTCACCGGGCTGGTGCTGCACGACACGGCCCTCTACTGGTCGTCTTTTGGCCAGGCGGTGATCCTGTTGCTGATCCAGATCGGCGGCATGGGGGTTGTGACCATGGCGGTGGCCATCTCCATCTTCACCGGGAAAAAAATCGGCCTGCGCCAGCGCTGGATCATGCAGGAGTCCATCTCCGCGCCCCAGGTGGGCGGCATTGTCCGCCAGACCCGGTTTATCCTGAAAACCGCCTTTTTGATCGAGGCGGCTGGCGCGGTCTTGCTGTCGCTGCGCTTTTGTCCTGAGTTTGGATTCTTTAAAGGCCTCTGGTACGGACTCTTCCACTCCGTCTCCGCCTTTTGCAACGCCGGGTTCGACCTGATGGGCGCAGGCGGCAGCGCCTTTTCCTCCCTCACCGGCTACACGGGGGACTTTTTGGTCAGCTGCACCGTGGCCGCGCTGATCGTGCTGGGCGGGCTGGGATTTCTCACCTGGCACGACTTTAGGGAGCACGGCCCGCGCCTCCGGTCCTACCGCCTCCAAAGCCGGCTGATTCTGACCACCACCTTTGCCCTGATCACAGGCGGGTTTCTCTATTTATTCCTCTTTGAGTTTCGCCAGCCCCAGTGGCAGGATCTCTCCCTTGGCCAGCGGGCGGCGGCCTCTCTCTTCCAGTCCGTCACGCCCCGAACCGCCGGGTTCAACACCGTGGACCTGGGGCGGCTGAGCCAGCCAGGCCAGCTGATGATGATTCTCCTGATGCTGATCGGAGGCTCGCCGGGTTCCACGGCGGGCGGCTTCAAGACCACCACTCTGGCGGTCCTGCTGCTCAGCTCCTACGCGGTTTTCCGGCGCCGGGGCAGCGCCCAGTGCTTTGGGCGCAGGATTCCCGATGAGACGCTGCGCAGCGCGGCGGCCATTTTGCTTCTCTACCTGCTGCTGTTTTTGACGGGTGGAGTCCTGATCTCCATCATCGACGGCGTGCCGCTGATGGCCGCGCTGTTTGAAACCGCATCCGCCATCGGCACCGTGGGCCTTTCCCTGGGCATCACGCCGGGGCTGTCCTCCCCCTCCCGGCTGATTCTCATCATCCTGATGTATTTCGGCCGCGTGGGCGGGCTTACCATGATTTACGCCGTGACCTCCGGAACCCCGGTTCCCATGACGCAGTTCCCCCAGGAGCGGGTCACTGTGGGATGA
- a CDS encoding DUF6017 domain-containing protein: protein MPQAIFAYHLGMDAEQYAFFRIPKLLITEPYFRRLSTDAKLLYGLMLDRMSLSMRNGWMDDDGHVYIYFTLEEACEQLCCKTDKAVKLFAELDSAKGVGLIKRVKQGLGRPAKIYVLRFMGMEDEPGKDTPEPEPPSCRNPDFGKTEVKSSEKPKSGPRKIRSQDLGKTEGNKTDKNNTELSNTDSSIHPGAQPEDVIEGYRKEIRENIEYDHLRRQHPYDDIDEIADLMLEVLCTQGSFMRIGGKQLYTALVKERFLKLDSSHIEYVLDCLRESTADIRNIKAYLLEMLFNAPATCGSYYRAKVNHDFHDSG, encoded by the coding sequence ATGCCGCAGGCGATCTTTGCATACCATCTCGGCATGGACGCCGAGCAATACGCCTTTTTCCGCATCCCCAAGCTCCTGATCACCGAGCCGTACTTTCGGCGGCTCTCCACCGACGCGAAGCTGCTGTACGGCCTCATGCTGGACCGCATGAGCCTGTCCATGAGAAACGGCTGGATGGACGATGACGGCCATGTGTATATCTACTTTACGCTGGAGGAGGCGTGCGAACAGCTCTGCTGCAAGACAGATAAGGCGGTCAAGCTGTTCGCGGAGCTGGACAGCGCCAAAGGCGTTGGCCTCATTAAGCGGGTCAAGCAGGGGCTTGGCAGACCGGCAAAAATCTATGTTCTCCGCTTCATGGGCATGGAGGACGAACCGGGCAAGGATACGCCGGAACCGGAGCCTCCGAGCTGCCGAAATCCAGACTTCGGAAAAACCGAAGTCAAGAGTTCTGAAAAACCGAAGTCTGGACCTCGGAAAATCAGAAGTCAAGACCTCGGAAAAACCGAGGGTAATAAGACTGATAAGAATAATACTGAGTTGAGTAATACTGATTCATCTATCCATCCGGGCGCGCAGCCGGAGGATGTGATCGAGGGATACCGAAAAGAGATTCGGGAGAACATCGAGTATGACCACCTGCGCCGGCAGCATCCCTATGACGACATCGACGAGATCGCGGACCTCATGCTGGAGGTCCTCTGCACACAAGGCAGCTTCATGCGGATCGGTGGAAAGCAGCTTTATACGGCGTTAGTGAAGGAGCGTTTTCTGAAGCTGGATTCCTCCCACATCGAGTATGTGCTGGACTGCCTGCGGGAGAGCACCGCGGACATTCGCAACATCAAAGCCTATCTACTGGAGATGCTGTTCAACGCCCCGGCTACCTGCGGCAGCTACTACCGCGCCAAAGTGAATCACGACTTCCACGACAGCGGATAG
- a CDS encoding ParA family protein: MKTIALANQKGGVGKTTTAASLGIGLSRQGKKVLLIDADAQGNLTQMLGWPQPDELSPTLSTLMEKIIAEQPIAPGEGILHHPSGVHLVPANIELSALEVTLVNTMSRETVLRQYLSTVADRYDYALIDCMPSLGMLTINALTAADSVIIPVQAQYLPAKGLEQLLRTITRVKRQLNPKLEVDGIVLTMVDSRTTLAREINALVRKTYGGHVFASEIPRSIKAAEISVENKSIYDHDRSGKAALAYENLTREVLSLGKQIKRHRADPVR, encoded by the coding sequence GTGAAAACAATCGCACTGGCAAATCAGAAGGGCGGCGTGGGTAAGACCACCACAGCCGCCAGCCTCGGCATTGGTCTTTCTCGGCAAGGTAAAAAAGTCCTGCTGATCGACGCCGATGCACAAGGCAATCTCACGCAGATGTTGGGCTGGCCGCAGCCTGACGAATTATCCCCCACGCTCTCCACTCTGATGGAGAAGATCATCGCAGAGCAGCCCATCGCCCCCGGTGAGGGCATTCTGCACCACCCGTCCGGCGTCCACCTTGTCCCCGCCAATATCGAGCTGTCGGCACTGGAGGTCACGCTGGTCAACACCATGAGCCGTGAAACGGTGCTGCGGCAATATCTGTCCACGGTGGCAGACCGCTATGACTACGCGCTCATCGACTGTATGCCATCCCTCGGTATGCTGACCATCAACGCCCTGACCGCTGCGGACAGCGTGATTATCCCCGTGCAGGCGCAATATCTCCCCGCAAAGGGGCTGGAACAGCTTTTGCGAACCATCACCCGCGTGAAACGGCAGCTCAACCCGAAGCTGGAGGTGGACGGTATTGTGCTGACGATGGTGGACAGCCGTACCACACTGGCGCGGGAGATCAATGCGCTTGTCCGCAAAACCTACGGCGGTCATGTGTTCGCAAGCGAAATTCCCCGTTCCATCAAGGCGGCGGAGATCAGCGTAGAAAACAAAAGCATTTACGACCATGACCGCAGTGGCAAGGCGGCGCTGGCGTATGAAAATCTGACGAGGGAGGTGTTGAGCCTTGGCAAGCAAATTAAGCGGCATCGAGCTGACCCGGTACGATGA